Genomic segment of Anopheles darlingi chromosome X, idAnoDarlMG_H_01, whole genome shotgun sequence:
AATCAACACATTAAGATTTACCAATTTACTTACCAATGCTGATGCATAACAACACTGACTGCTATCAGTGTGTCTCCAGTAAAGGAGGGAAACATAATTCCAAAGGGAATCACGCCAAGGAGGCCAGCTGATAAAACTCTTTCAGCGTTCCACAGAGTAACATGGTTTCCAGCGCTAGCGTTTCGGGAAGAAGACAAAGCAAACCTCCGTACATGCGGTGAACATACTTGAGATTTACCAAGAGTCGAAAAGGATGCCAATAGAATATTGGGCTTTCCTCCTATTCCAGCTGCAACAAATCTTGCCAAAGCCATCTAAGGAAGACATTATGTAACAGGTATGTATTGAAAATCTGCGATTTCGTCGCAAAGCGGCCTCCAGCTACTCACTTGAAGCTGCTTCTGCAAGTAGCAATGTAGCTAGAGAACTTAATTTCTCGCTCTTAGTGTTCCGATGGCTAACCAGTCAACAATTAGAAAGCTATCGTAGAAGTGCAATTTTATCCATGCGTATTAACCTTCCTCCCGTGCAACATTCgcaacagaaaaacaacaCGCTCGATATTTTTCGAGCAAGTGCTCGAATCGCACGATGTTATAAATCTCGAGCAGATTCTcacctctctcactctttcgtaAGGCGCTAGAACGAGATACAAATTCCAATTTCGATGCCAGATGTGTGAATGTGCTCCCCGTTAGACACCCCCGTTTAACAGGCCTGCTCCAGAACTCAAGCAACCCATTTTCACCCAATttcaccaaactcaccaaacATTCTTTCTCGCTCTAAAAATCCCAGTGCTATAAAATTACTCTTCAAAATTCAGACCAGACTTTTCGATTCAAAAGCGCTGCGACTTCGATTGTGAGCGAGTAATGAACCAGTGGTGCCAACAAGTTAATTAAAGACAACGTTACAATACTAAActcaatgttttgtttgaatatGTAGCTTACTATAATGCGTATCTGCAAATGATGCAGGCTTTATGAAGTTCATATTCAGCTTATATAAAGTAATAGAAATGTTACCACTTTCATTTAacattcattaaaaaaaatcatttaaccGTCTGTTCTTCCCATTCCAATGGCGCATTTGACTTCTTTCATTTCAAGTGCATCTATTAAACCTCTTTTGATACATAAAAATTACTAAAAAGCTGAATAACTTCATAAAGGCTCTATCAACATCTTCAGCAGGTGACTTGAAATTCTCGATTTTCAAACTTTCACAAGTTAGAAATGAGCTAAAATAAGGTAGTTTTATTTTAGTATCATCAGATCAGGTAACGCTTGTTATTTAGTTACTGCACTAAGAAATATTGACCTGTCCTTGAGCAAATGTGACGCCAATGTTCTTTGTTCAATCATTATTTTGTTAGGTACCTCTCAGCTGTAACAGCCCATAAAATGTACTTTATAAAACAAGCATCAAATCATTTTGAAGTACATACAGCTATGAACAATAGCGGATTCAATACAATAGTGCATCATAACATGTAACATCTTTCATACGATATCGTTAAACACTTTTTAAGCTACGTATAAGTTAATAATTTGAATTattatattgaaaaaaaaaggtttttgtaGGACGTTTATTCTAGTTTCACAGTCGTATCGTCATCTAACTAAACAATAGCTGTGTAAAAATTGAAGCTATAACTCGATTTGTTACGCtgcatttaattttttggggaaacCTTTTTTAGATTTCCTGTTTCTGAAGAGACAAACATaaacaatcataaatcatattaCTTTTGTAAAACAGAATCTATCCtctttttatcaaaaactgAGTGCGGTCATCACTGTGAAAAGCATTGCACGCATTTATTTAAGTTTAATATTAATTCAGTTTCAGTAATTAGTTAATCAAATGATGAAAGTatgtttgaattatttatattAATTTATCTTTAAACATAgtaattattatatttttgtGATCATTACGTATTAGGCAACCATGATCAAACCTAATGGCTGTCGAAAACAAGTTCATACCAATTTCATACATACcaataaaaatgtaatttcTTACGAGCGTTAATTATGTACTGATCGTCTATAATGCTCGTATTATTTGCTATACATGTTTGTTAGGATAATACATCCAATCGTAGCCATTATGATTTCATATGGTTTGAGTACATGTCGCATCTTGAAGTGTACATATTATCCATATAATAACTAATATGTATTTAGGAAGTCTTCTTGTTCATTATGTTGATTGTTTCCAATAAAGAGTTTGAATGATAATTATTGTGATTCATAGAAACAAACTGCATCAAAAAAGAGTTATACAACAATCAAAGCAGAATATATTCTTACATTTTAAAAGCCTTGGGTTTGTGCGATTGGATcagttttgatttttattaatCGTTTTCCTCATTTAACTTAATAATGCATTTTCGGATCACCGCATGACAAATTAAGCAGATTGAATggtgaagaaaaataaaaaccaacataaaGATGAGAAGAAAAATACAATAAACGATGTGGCCTCCTTttgaataaaaacaaacagggGCAATAGTTCCAGGGGTTTTGCCCGCCTTTTCAAATGGCGCgagtaaatgttttttttttgtattgttcgGTTAGCAAACCAACAATGAGCATGTTCCATTCCGAAACTATAAACTTAATTCGAGTACCGCATCACAAAGCGGAATCCCTACCTCTCGACATTTCCACTCAGGTAACGAAAAGAATGGGAAAAGAAATAGACGGTTCTGCAGGAAGGCTGTAATGAGAACAATTAAATATAATTATAATGAATCACTTTAGCTTTTCTTCGGttagtttgaaaaaaaaattaatgtatTTCGGTGTTTTCAggaaataaaatcatttttgtACAGATTTTTACAGCAATCAAAATGATCTGCAGTTATCTCCAAAAAAGACCATAAAAATTATATTGAATGGTAGTATAAGTGTGTTTGCAAATCGACCAGTACATTAAAAATGCTATATCTGCTAACACCAAAAGTGATAATAGCCAATCATAATAAACTTTAAGATCAATTTCCTATACTACGTGCAATGCATTCATAGTTTTTACAAGGGTGAACATGGACTTTTTCGCATCTATAAAAAATTGCGAACCATACAGTTTTTTCCGATCCGAAAAACAACTGCACAACACATGATAATTTTATTCGTTAGCGAATTCATCTTAAGGATGCTCAAGTTAAGGATGGGATTTTGGAAAAACCAAATAACCGTCCTTGCAGTAAAACATAACTATATAACTTTTCAGAATAACTATCAAATGTATAGCTTACTTCATAAGTGATCAGCCTCATTTGAACATCTAAATCTAAATGTAATTGACtctaaataaaattaaaaaagaagaaagagtaAAAAATCGCAGAGGTTTAATTTTGATGAATATAGTTATTAATTTGGAATTGAAATAGCTGAAAATTTCATCATAGTTCAATTCGTTAGCGAATTCATCTTACGGATGCTCAAGTTAAGGATGGGATTTTGGAAAAACCAAATAGCCGTCGTTGCAGTAAAACGTAACTATTAACTTTTCAGAATAACTATCAAATGTATAGCTTACTTCATAAGTGATTAGCCTCATTTGGTTTGCAATCAAAAAATAGATTGATtttaaatgcaataaaaaaaatagagcaagaaagagagagaagcaagaaTAACAAATCACATAAGTTTAATTTTGATGAATATAGTTAACAATTTGGAATTGAACTAGCTGTAAATTTCaccataaaaaatggaaaacataaaatttcaAAACGGTGTCAATTGTGTATattcatttaaattaaatttacataaacCTAAGTAACGATGCAAGCAGCATAGAAGATTGAATTGATTATAAGGTGGGAAAATTACAGTAAGACATTATATACAATAGATATTTAGCAATACATTTAAAAAATCTTAGTGTAGCAACAAAGAATATGGTTATAATTTCATATTCGTAAGGAAtgatttattaataaaaagataaatattAATGTATAAGTCGTTCATAATAAACGTCAATATGAAAGTTGAATATTAGTTTTATTTATCTCTCCATTGCGCCCCCAAATACCCATCCTAGATAGCTAAGGAAGAGTTAAGTAACATCTTGAAGCTATTATAACTAATATTTGCTTGTAAAAATCTGAATCCTTAATATACAAGTAATTTAAAGTCAAAATATCGTCGAAATGATTTTATAATTTAATGTTGAATAATTACTATTGAGTGACGAAAAAC
This window contains:
- the LOC125957429 gene encoding succinate dehydrogenase [ubiquinone] cytochrome b small subunit, mitochondrial is translated as MALARFVAAGIGGKPNILLASFSTLGKSQVCSPHVRRFALSSSRNASAGNHVTLWNAERVLSAGLLGVIPFGIMFPSFTGDTLIAVSVVMHQHWGLEAIVTDYVRPILFGTTVPKLAHGLLLLVSAATLGGLFYFNYNDVGIAGCVTRIWAAKSKE